In a genomic window of Nostoc sp. UHCC 0870:
- a CDS encoding DUF2157 domain-containing protein has translation MFDNFQKRLRREAQIWRDEGIISASQYQQIADRHQFKNLEAAARDRFMMIAIAVGGILLILGVTTFVAANWFSWARDVKFIMMMSLFISVSIVGFYTWQEPKSGKSEGKKKQRSNRILGEALLILAALILGVNIMLMAQIFNISGSTTQLFLAWGFGVSFMAYSLSLNSLGILAIILVQIGYWFGLGDLWNSSGSADWNWARLAVRHMPLISWLLFVPLAYSCRSRWIFFFAAFFFASSLQFNLNPLPLQNFSNMAPWVASFALALPPALFWSYDDLLFPSINYRLFQPLARNLSLIAFGLVFYALSFRWPWQGLAFNSFTSRNNGLMSLPIIDLGILSGLAVLQWLFLLRQTNNPSRREVVFKTGLIATFLGFIVVVPFWHQAVNRIGDLGSFIFSVLLVVLSWGFIQEGLKLNNRRSFWGGMLLLTLLVISRMLEYDTDLLFKSMVFVMCGSTLISAGLWFERRVTGGSSSSGSKSKD, from the coding sequence ATGTTTGATAATTTTCAGAAGAGATTGCGGCGGGAAGCACAAATATGGCGTGATGAAGGAATCATTAGTGCTTCCCAATATCAACAAATTGCCGATCGCCATCAATTTAAGAATTTAGAAGCAGCTGCGCGCGATCGCTTTATGATGATTGCGATCGCTGTCGGTGGTATCCTGTTAATCTTGGGTGTAACCACCTTCGTAGCTGCTAACTGGTTTTCCTGGGCGAGAGATGTCAAATTTATCATGATGATGAGTTTGTTTATCTCCGTTAGCATCGTAGGTTTTTACACCTGGCAAGAACCGAAATCAGGTAAAAGTGAAGGGAAAAAGAAACAACGCAGCAACCGCATTTTAGGAGAAGCACTCTTAATCTTAGCGGCTTTGATCCTCGGCGTGAATATCATGCTGATGGCGCAGATTTTTAATATCAGTGGTTCGACTACACAACTATTTCTCGCCTGGGGATTTGGTGTGTCGTTCATGGCCTATAGTCTCTCCCTCAATTCTCTAGGGATTCTGGCTATTATCCTCGTGCAGATTGGTTATTGGTTTGGATTAGGCGATTTATGGAATTCTTCAGGGTCGGCTGACTGGAATTGGGCTAGGCTAGCAGTCCGACATATGCCTTTAATCTCATGGCTATTGTTTGTACCCTTAGCCTACTCCTGTCGTTCCCGGTGGATTTTCTTCTTCGCCGCCTTCTTTTTTGCCAGTTCTCTACAATTTAACCTCAACCCCCTACCATTACAGAACTTCTCTAATATGGCCCCTTGGGTGGCATCCTTTGCCTTAGCACTGCCACCGGCATTATTCTGGAGTTATGACGACCTACTGTTTCCCTCCATCAATTACAGGTTATTTCAACCCCTAGCGCGCAATTTATCTTTAATTGCTTTTGGTTTAGTCTTTTATGCTCTTTCTTTTCGATGGCCATGGCAAGGACTTGCTTTTAATTCTTTTACATCAAGAAACAACGGTTTAATGTCTCTCCCAATCATCGATTTGGGGATTCTCAGTGGTCTAGCCGTATTGCAATGGCTGTTTCTCTTACGTCAAACAAATAACCCATCCCGGCGGGAAGTGGTATTTAAGACTGGTCTGATTGCTACTTTTCTAGGTTTTATAGTAGTAGTACCTTTTTGGCATCAAGCTGTTAATCGCATTGGCGACCTAGGTAGTTTCATTTTCAGTGTGCTGTTGGTGGTACTTTCTTGGGGATTCATTCAAGAAGGGTTAAAACTCAACAATAGACGCTCATTTTGGGGCGGGATGCTATTGTTAACCCTATTAGTTATTAGTCGAATGCTAGAGTACGACACCGATTTACTGTTTAAATCGATGGTTTTCGTAATGTGCGGTTCGACATTAATTAGCGCGGGATTGTGGTTTGAACGTCGTGTCACTGGTGGTTCTAGTTCATCAGGGAGTAAGAGTAAAGATTAG
- a CDS encoding RsmB/NOP family class I SAM-dependent RNA methyltransferase, producing MEKPSNLLLKLARRLSENLDNQEKFIESLISPQSFHPCILWCQNKPDSLPFSVESPLNWQPQFIDRLELGQKPGKHPLHHQGYFYCLDFSSVFAASILLAIPQSVQLIFDMCAAPGGKSIFASQALQPNLIICNEVIGKRLGMLISNLKRCHISPSIIVNRDSSIFAESIPLTCDLVLVDAPCTGQSLLAKGEKAPGCFHPTAINKSANRQKRIIANSAQLVAPQGYLAYMTCTYSPEENEQVCEWFLSRFPQFQPVKVTHLENYQSHLTSIPCYRLFPEDRLGAGAFTVLFQNTDVGERQELDMEVLNDLGIIQKL from the coding sequence ATGGAAAAACCATCAAATTTATTGCTGAAACTTGCGCGGCGTTTGTCTGAAAACCTTGATAATCAAGAGAAATTTATTGAATCATTAATTTCTCCTCAGTCCTTTCATCCCTGTATCCTTTGGTGTCAAAATAAGCCAGATAGCTTACCTTTTTCAGTAGAATCTCCATTGAATTGGCAACCACAGTTTATAGATCGTTTAGAGTTAGGACAAAAACCAGGTAAACACCCCTTACATCATCAAGGATATTTTTATTGTTTAGATTTTTCTTCTGTATTTGCAGCTTCTATTTTATTAGCAATTCCTCAATCAGTGCAGTTAATTTTTGATATGTGTGCTGCACCAGGAGGTAAAAGCATATTTGCTTCGCAAGCTTTGCAACCAAATTTAATTATTTGTAATGAAGTAATTGGCAAACGTCTAGGAATGCTGATATCTAATTTAAAGCGTTGCCATATTAGCCCTAGTATTATAGTCAATAGAGATTCTAGTATCTTTGCAGAAAGTATCCCCCTGACCTGTGATTTAGTATTAGTTGATGCCCCTTGTACTGGACAATCTCTATTAGCCAAAGGCGAAAAAGCCCCAGGATGTTTTCACCCAACAGCTATTAATAAAAGTGCCAATCGTCAAAAAAGAATCATTGCTAACTCCGCGCAACTAGTTGCACCACAAGGTTATTTAGCTTATATGACTTGCACCTATTCCCCAGAAGAGAATGAGCAGGTTTGTGAGTGGTTTTTATCACGTTTTCCGCAGTTTCAACCAGTAAAAGTTACCCACTTAGAAAATTATCAATCACATCTCACAAGCATTCCCTGTTATCGTCTATTTCCTGAAGATAGATTAGGTGCTGGTGCTTTTACCGTGCTGTTTCAAAACACTGATGTAGGAGAACGACAAGAGTTAGATATGGAAGTTCTAAATGATTTAGGTATTATCCAAAAGCTTTGA
- a CDS encoding DUF2267 domain-containing protein codes for MTMTGLDIFDTTLQNTIPWVNELCNKLGWDNKHKVFQGLRATLHALRDRLTIEEAAHLGAQLPILLGGFYYENWRPGATPIKDRTKEAFLQHIRDYFRTSDPDIDAEMVVRAVFKLLAERVTRGEIADVINMMPSQLRELWPEEIRA; via the coding sequence ATGACAATGACAGGATTAGATATTTTTGATACCACCTTGCAGAATACTATCCCTTGGGTGAATGAATTATGTAATAAGCTGGGATGGGACAACAAACACAAAGTATTCCAGGGATTGCGGGCGACCTTGCACGCTTTGCGCGATCGCCTGACAATAGAAGAAGCTGCTCATTTAGGCGCACAATTGCCCATCTTACTAGGGGGATTTTACTACGAAAACTGGCGACCTGGGGCAACTCCCATTAAAGATAGAACCAAGGAAGCGTTTCTACAACATATCCGTGATTACTTCCGCACCTCTGACCCCGATATTGATGCGGAGATGGTGGTGCGTGCTGTATTCAAACTCCTGGCTGAGAGGGTGACTAGAGGTGAAATTGCAGATGTCATTAATATGATGCCATCTCAGTTGCGAGAACTTTGGCCAGAAGAAATTCGTGCTTAA
- a CDS encoding YbhB/YbcL family Raf kinase inhibitor-like protein yields MKLLSDSFSANGMIPLKFSCEGEGISPALKWEDAPIETQSFALIVDDPDAPNRTFVHWVIYDLPSHTNHLPDAIPTTPILDGRGIQGKNDADKFGYFPPCPPKGIHRYFFKLYALDGSLGLDFGATKDQVEAAMSGHVLATAELIGRYQKHR; encoded by the coding sequence ATGAAACTGCTAAGTGATAGTTTTTCTGCAAATGGCATGATTCCACTCAAATTTTCTTGCGAAGGTGAAGGAATTTCTCCTGCATTAAAGTGGGAAGATGCACCGATAGAAACGCAAAGTTTTGCCCTGATTGTCGATGACCCAGATGCACCAAATAGAACCTTTGTTCACTGGGTTATCTATGATTTACCTTCCCATACTAACCACTTACCAGATGCAATTCCTACTACACCTATACTAGATGGTAGGGGAATTCAGGGTAAAAATGATGCTGACAAATTCGGTTATTTTCCACCCTGTCCGCCAAAAGGAATCCATCGTTATTTTTTCAAACTTTATGCTCTTGATGGGTCTTTAGGACTAGATTTTGGTGCTACTAAAGACCAAGTAGAAGCGGCTATGTCAGGTCATGTTTTAGCAACAGCAGAATTAATTGGACGGTATCAAAAACATCGTTAA
- a CDS encoding dynamin-like GTPase family protein, with translation MSYLPFQCHNLKDQVDSILQLLQQEKSLRSQDIIPVQTSLGKAISPRFEIVFAGAFSAGKSMLINALLERELLYSAEGHATGTECKIEYAELDQERVVLTFLSEAQIREQATSLCQQLGFKTAANLNQSELVSLLYQGCEAIIQQEGGESKSERAKQAKALILLLQGYEANRQHIHTINNATYSMEQFNFSNLKEAAEYARRGSNSSVLKQIEYYCNHPLLQDGNVIIDTPGIDAPVEKDAQLTYTKIQDSETSAVVCVLKPASAGDMTKEETELLEKMRQNGGIRDRVFYIFNRIDETWYNTQLRQRLDNLINGQFRDTSRVYKTSGLLGFYGSQIKQTAKQDRFGLDSIFADSVKGVNGVEETPQFVYAFNNYCVSSGKLASTSFRISLNGFESPNTNYVRILAEQGTPLINQLIQDSGIEEFRTAITRYLTEEKRPQLFQTLADDLEDICIKLKKHYQSLHRDLDSQPQEIETMKKYELQRLNQQLQQVGRDFSQQMTEEVNQVINNSCDVFETDFKQLQSRMIRRLDELLDTFSVADAYRRATLSHPRNATAPLLAILVEAFYYLANQLEDILVESCQQVVANLFQRLMETVRKSEYYRQLYRLLGNDAGIEQQIKALEKRVSQSLVDAASIECDRFVRESHLFYDEGTFSIYQFRQTLLQTSQGYDCESMVEAEPAIRQLLKLDFEPKVSQTIRKTFRQTINQILKTHLLPMAESQAEEILQQYPQARVYLEQTLQQEVEEKIANNRRLLSALEQKMEAYNLAVTNINDCLQGMQLYDHLLPVINMSESEIEKIATSNGVIISDGLLDGIAQV, from the coding sequence ATGTCATACCTGCCTTTTCAGTGTCATAATTTAAAAGATCAAGTTGACTCTATATTGCAACTTTTGCAGCAAGAAAAATCTTTGCGATCGCAAGACATTATCCCTGTCCAAACTTCTTTAGGTAAAGCGATTTCTCCCAGATTTGAAATTGTGTTTGCTGGCGCATTTAGTGCAGGTAAATCGATGTTGATTAATGCACTGTTAGAACGGGAGTTACTATACAGTGCAGAAGGACACGCCACAGGTACAGAATGTAAAATTGAGTATGCAGAATTAGACCAAGAACGGGTAGTTTTAACCTTTTTAAGTGAAGCACAAATTAGGGAACAAGCTACTTCTTTATGTCAACAATTAGGCTTTAAAACAGCAGCTAATCTCAATCAATCTGAATTAGTTAGCTTATTGTATCAAGGATGCGAAGCAATTATTCAGCAAGAGGGTGGAGAGAGTAAATCAGAACGTGCTAAACAAGCCAAAGCATTAATATTATTGTTGCAAGGATATGAGGCGAACCGTCAACATATTCATACTATCAATAATGCGACATATTCGATGGAGCAATTTAACTTTTCTAATCTCAAAGAAGCGGCTGAATATGCGCGGCGTGGTAGTAATAGCTCGGTTTTAAAGCAGATTGAATATTATTGCAACCATCCCTTACTGCAAGATGGTAACGTAATTATTGATACACCTGGTATTGATGCACCAGTAGAGAAGGATGCACAGTTAACTTACACTAAAATTCAAGATTCCGAGACATCGGCGGTGGTGTGTGTGCTAAAACCGGCTTCGGCTGGTGACATGACGAAGGAAGAAACGGAACTGTTGGAGAAAATGCGGCAAAATGGAGGAATACGCGATCGCGTGTTTTATATTTTCAACCGCATCGATGAAACTTGGTATAATACCCAATTAAGGCAACGACTAGATAACTTAATTAATGGACAGTTCCGTGATACCAGCCGAGTTTATAAAACCAGTGGGTTACTCGGATTTTACGGCAGTCAAATTAAACAGACAGCAAAACAAGATAGATTCGGTTTAGACTCTATTTTTGCAGATAGTGTTAAAGGTGTAAATGGTGTAGAAGAAACGCCACAGTTTGTTTACGCCTTTAATAACTATTGTGTCAGTTCTGGAAAACTTGCGTCTACTAGTTTTCGGATTTCTCTTAATGGTTTTGAATCACCCAACACCAACTATGTACGCATTTTAGCTGAACAGGGAACACCTTTAATTAATCAGCTAATTCAAGATAGTGGTATTGAAGAATTTCGCACGGCTATCACTCGTTATCTAACTGAAGAAAAGCGTCCCCAGCTTTTTCAAACTCTCGCTGACGACTTAGAAGATATTTGTATTAAGCTGAAAAAACACTATCAATCTTTACATCGAGATTTAGATAGTCAGCCACAAGAAATTGAGACGATGAAAAAATATGAATTACAACGTCTCAATCAACAATTGCAACAAGTGGGTAGAGATTTTAGTCAGCAGATGACAGAAGAAGTTAACCAGGTAATTAATAATTCCTGTGATGTGTTTGAAACTGATTTCAAGCAATTACAATCTCGGATGATTCGCCGTTTAGATGAATTGTTAGATACCTTCTCTGTGGCTGATGCTTATCGCCGTGCAACTCTCAGTCATCCGCGCAATGCTACCGCACCATTATTAGCAATTTTAGTAGAGGCTTTTTATTATCTAGCCAATCAATTAGAAGATATTTTAGTTGAATCATGTCAACAAGTGGTTGCTAATCTCTTCCAAAGGTTAATGGAGACAGTGCGTAAATCAGAATATTATCGCCAATTGTATCGTTTATTGGGTAATGATGCGGGAATTGAACAACAGATAAAAGCACTAGAAAAGCGTGTGTCTCAATCTTTAGTAGATGCAGCCAGTATAGAGTGCGATCGCTTTGTGCGCGAAAGTCATTTATTCTATGATGAAGGCACTTTTTCTATCTATCAATTTCGGCAAACTTTACTACAAACTTCCCAAGGTTACGACTGTGAAAGCATGGTAGAAGCAGAACCAGCTATTAGACAATTATTAAAGTTAGATTTTGAGCCAAAGGTTTCTCAAACCATCCGTAAAACCTTCCGCCAAACGATTAACCAAATCCTCAAAACTCACTTATTACCAATGGCTGAAAGCCAAGCAGAAGAAATTTTGCAACAGTATCCCCAAGCACGGGTTTATTTAGAACAAACTCTGCAACAAGAAGTAGAGGAAAAGATTGCTAATAATAGGCGTTTGCTCAGTGCTTTAGAACAAAAAATGGAGGCTTATAATTTGGCAGTTACTAATATTAATGATTGCTTACAAGGAATGCAGTTATATGATCATCTCTTACCTGTGATTAATATGAGCGAATCAGAAATTGAAAAGATAGCTACTAGTAATGGAGTGATTATTTCCGATGGTTTATTAGATGGAATAGCACAGGTTTAG
- a CDS encoding HNH endonuclease: MNKTPRIHIPQTVRQYVFHRDKYQCQSCGKIAAEIDLTIDHIIPLARGGENDISNLHTLCFTCNQRKTDKIDHRFRRQFKI, translated from the coding sequence ATGAATAAAACTCCACGTATTCATATACCACAAACAGTTAGACAATACGTATTCCACCGCGATAAATACCAATGTCAAAGTTGTGGTAAAATAGCCGCAGAAATTGACCTCACTATCGACCATATTATCCCTTTGGCGCGTGGTGGTGAAAATGATATTAGCAACTTGCATACACTTTGTTTCACCTGCAATCAGCGTAAAACTGATAAAATTGATCATCGCTTCCGACGGCAGTTTAAAATTTAG
- a CDS encoding PAS domain S-box protein has protein sequence MPYIASSSLIRFGIAVLTVLLTLMLMLILDPWVEMSGTPFILFFSAVILNAWFGGWNSGLLAIGLSALLSNYFFLDPQYELSLDIANSVKLGLFVLQGLLFTTLCVALKNAKRRDEVNLNKLKVSEERFRLALSSSEIVVFQQDSNLRYQWIHNPQGEATAEEILGKSDDELFPPAIAEQLTRIKRKVLERDISAREEVCVILHGQVLYYDLLVEPLKENNQIQGITCAAVNITQRQQVEQEKAKLRQNLQQAIQEKEESLALLNAWLASSPLALAFLDKELRYVYANEALAVINGVSQSQHLGRTVREVLPDWANQIEPILYGVMETKEPLLNQEVMGETYPSGVYRCGLVSYYPVCLPDGQLLGVGVTSLDITQKKRTEQALRESEARFRAIFSQAALGIALITVDGKFLQVNPALCQLTGYTHDELMQMNFQDITHPDDLETDCHQVQRVLAQEINSYSLEKRYIHKNGSIVWVNLTSSAVWNDEGEVQYALGIVEDITDRKQAQAAQNFLVAASTTLAASLDYEVTLNNVANLAVPTLADWCTVDILQPDWSIKRVAIASNNPQKRQILEEIQRRYPVSSEGKHPFYEKLLQGESVFYAEFPDSLLVEMARDEAHLQLLQSLGIRSLMVIPFYSHGQLFGVISFVIGESIRYYQPPDLALAEDIAHRAAIAIDNARLYQETQQAKQAAEIAASRIARLQSITAAFSEALTPQQVADVVVNQGIAALGASGGSVVLLGEGGKSLKIVEAIGYPASVRENWSSFPITAHVPIAVAARTGEPIFLENIAAFVSQYPIIADVPSLTGNCAFACIPLVVEQHTIGVLALSFATEQIFAAEDQRYMLTLAQQCAQAIARAQLYEAEKNARASAESANRIKDEFLTVLSHELRTPLNPILGWAKLLRTRKYDEATITQALETIERNAKLQTQLIDDLLDVSRILRGKLNLNIRRVDLRATITAALETVRLAADAKSIHIHTLLDDHISQVMGDSDRLQQVVWNLLSNAVKFTPPGGQVEVRLEQVGVEAQIQVMDTGKGITPEFLPHVFEYFRQADSKTTRAEGGLGLGLAIVRHFVELHGGTVQAESPGLGQGATFTFRLPLPKS, from the coding sequence ATGCCCTACATTGCTAGTTCATCTCTAATACGCTTTGGCATTGCCGTGTTAACAGTTCTGTTAACACTGATGTTAATGCTAATTCTAGATCCTTGGGTAGAAATGAGTGGCACTCCTTTTATACTATTTTTTAGTGCGGTAATATTGAATGCTTGGTTTGGGGGTTGGAATTCGGGACTGTTGGCAATCGGCTTATCTGCTTTACTCAGCAATTATTTTTTTCTTGATCCCCAATATGAACTATCTTTAGATATTGCTAATTCTGTAAAACTTGGTTTGTTTGTTTTGCAAGGATTGCTTTTCACTACTTTGTGCGTTGCATTAAAGAATGCTAAACGCAGAGATGAGGTGAACTTAAATAAACTCAAAGTCAGTGAAGAGCGGTTTCGATTAGCATTAAGTAGCTCAGAAATTGTAGTATTTCAGCAGGATAGTAATTTGCGTTATCAGTGGATTCATAACCCCCAAGGTGAAGCAACTGCTGAAGAAATATTAGGAAAGTCTGACGATGAATTATTTCCTCCTGCTATAGCAGAACAACTCACGAGAATTAAGCGCAAAGTTTTAGAAAGGGATATTTCCGCACGTGAGGAAGTTTGTGTAATATTGCATGGACAGGTTCTGTATTATGATTTGCTAGTAGAACCCCTCAAAGAGAATAATCAAATTCAGGGAATCACTTGTGCCGCAGTCAATATTACTCAACGTCAGCAAGTAGAGCAAGAAAAAGCGAAATTGCGTCAGAACTTGCAACAAGCTATTCAGGAGAAAGAAGAATCCTTAGCATTGCTGAATGCTTGGCTAGCCAGTTCGCCTCTAGCCTTGGCTTTTTTAGATAAAGAACTGCGCTACGTTTATGCTAATGAAGCACTGGCGGTGATTAATGGTGTATCGCAAAGCCAACATCTTGGGCGCACGGTGAGGGAAGTATTACCAGATTGGGCGAATCAAATAGAACCGATTCTGTATGGAGTCATGGAAACTAAAGAACCATTACTGAATCAAGAAGTGATGGGAGAAACCTATCCATCCGGGGTTTATCGTTGTGGGCTTGTCAGTTACTATCCAGTCTGTTTACCAGATGGGCAATTGTTGGGAGTAGGTGTAACTAGCCTTGATATTACGCAAAAGAAGCGAACTGAGCAAGCATTACGAGAAAGCGAAGCTAGATTTCGAGCTATATTCAGCCAGGCAGCTTTGGGTATAGCCCTCATCACTGTAGATGGTAAATTCCTACAAGTCAATCCGGCACTATGTCAACTTACTGGTTATACTCATGACGAGTTAATGCAGATGAACTTTCAGGACATTACCCATCCTGATGACTTGGAAACTGATTGTCATCAAGTTCAACGAGTGTTAGCACAGGAGATTAATAGTTATTCTCTAGAGAAGCGATACATCCACAAAAATGGTTCTATTGTTTGGGTCAATCTGACTTCATCGGCGGTATGGAATGATGAAGGAGAAGTACAATATGCTTTAGGCATTGTAGAAGATATTACCGATCGCAAACAAGCACAAGCAGCACAAAATTTTTTAGTCGCAGCCAGCACCACATTAGCGGCTTCCTTAGATTATGAAGTGACACTGAATAACGTAGCTAACTTGGCAGTGCCTACCCTAGCTGACTGGTGTACAGTAGATATTTTACAACCAGACTGGTCAATTAAACGGGTAGCGATCGCTTCTAACAATCCCCAAAAACGTCAAATCCTGGAGGAAATTCAACGCCGCTATCCAGTTAGTAGTGAGGGTAAACATCCATTCTACGAAAAGCTACTACAAGGAGAGTCTGTTTTTTATGCTGAATTCCCAGATTCTCTATTAGTAGAGATGGCTAGAGATGAAGCACATTTGCAACTACTGCAAAGTTTGGGAATACGTTCTTTGATGGTGATTCCCTTCTACTCACACGGACAATTATTTGGCGTGATTTCTTTTGTCATCGGCGAATCAATCCGATATTATCAACCACCAGACTTAGCATTAGCAGAAGATATTGCCCACCGTGCGGCTATAGCCATTGATAATGCCAGACTCTACCAAGAAACTCAACAGGCAAAACAAGCCGCAGAAATTGCTGCAAGTCGCATAGCTAGGTTACAAAGTATCACGGCTGCTTTTTCAGAAGCCCTCACACCCCAACAAGTGGCTGATGTGGTAGTTAATCAAGGAATTGCGGCCTTGGGGGCTTCAGGTGGTTCTGTTGTCTTATTAGGGGAGGGTGGTAAATCCCTGAAGATAGTAGAAGCCATTGGCTATCCTGCATCTGTCAGAGAAAATTGGTCTAGTTTCCCCATCACAGCTCATGTTCCCATAGCGGTAGCAGCCAGAACTGGAGAACCGATTTTTTTAGAAAACATCGCCGCCTTCGTTAGTCAATATCCTATCATTGCTGATGTGCCATCCCTTACCGGCAATTGTGCCTTTGCTTGTATTCCTCTGGTAGTGGAACAGCATACAATTGGGGTGTTAGCTTTGAGCTTTGCTACAGAGCAAATATTTGCAGCAGAAGACCAAAGATATATGTTGACGTTAGCACAACAGTGCGCCCAGGCGATCGCCCGCGCTCAACTTTACGAAGCCGAAAAAAATGCCCGTGCATCTGCTGAATCAGCCAACCGCATCAAGGATGAATTCCTCACCGTCCTTTCCCATGAACTCAGGACTCCCCTCAATCCGATTTTAGGATGGGCTAAGTTACTCCGCACCCGCAAGTATGATGAAGCTACCATCACCCAAGCCTTAGAAACAATTGAACGCAACGCTAAATTACAAACACAATTAATTGATGATTTGCTGGATGTGTCGCGAATTTTACGGGGTAAGCTCAATCTCAATATTCGCCGAGTGGATTTACGCGCCACAATTACAGCCGCACTAGAGACAGTGCGTTTAGCCGCAGATGCTAAATCAATTCACATACACACATTACTAGATGATCATATCAGCCAAGTGATGGGTGATAGCGATCGCTTGCAGCAGGTAGTCTGGAATTTACTCTCAAATGCCGTCAAGTTTACACCCCCAGGCGGACAAGTAGAGGTGCGGTTAGAACAGGTGGGAGTTGAAGCACAAATTCAGGTGATGGATACAGGTAAAGGCATTACACCCGAATTTTTACCCCACGTCTTTGAATACTTCCGCCAAGCCGATTCTAAGACCACTAGAGCCGAGGGTGGACTGGGACTGGGACTGGCAATTGTCCGTCATTTTGTTGAACTACACGGGGGTACAGTCCAAGCCGAAAGTCCCGGTTTAGGACAGGGTGCAACTTTTACGTTTAGGCTACCACTACCCAAAAGTTAA
- the bioF gene encoding 8-amino-7-oxononanoate synthase: MLDPYAWLQNSLETIHRADWYRSVRTISGLPGATVVLDGQEVINFASNDYLGLAGDERLLGAAVAAIQEFGTGSTGSRLLSGHRELHRELEIAIASLKQTEDALVFSSGYLANIGAIAALVGKRDLIFSDQYNHSSLKNGAVLSGATVIEYPHCDVTQLKTLLIQQRQNYRRCLILTDTVFSMDGDLCPLPTLLDLADEFSCMLLVDEAHATGVMGETGAGCVEYFGCSGRQLIQIGTLSKALGSLGGYVAGSATLIDYLRNRAPSWIYTTGLSPADTAAAIAALKIVQAEPQRRTQLWQNVNYLKQLLTQQLPHLTLLPSNSPILCFQLPSATTSLQAGQQLKAAGIFAPAIRPPTVPTSRIRISLMATHHAAHIDKLVAVLNTLNFL, from the coding sequence ATGCTCGATCCCTATGCTTGGTTACAAAATTCTCTAGAAACCATTCATCGAGCTGACTGGTATCGTTCAGTCCGTACAATCTCTGGTCTACCAGGGGCGACGGTGGTCTTAGATGGGCAGGAAGTAATTAATTTTGCTAGTAATGACTATTTGGGGTTGGCTGGGGATGAACGCTTGCTAGGGGCGGCTGTGGCAGCTATTCAAGAGTTTGGGACTGGTAGCACTGGTTCTAGACTACTTAGTGGACATCGGGAATTACATAGGGAATTAGAAATAGCGATCGCATCTTTAAAACAAACGGAAGATGCCTTAGTATTTAGTTCTGGGTATCTAGCTAATATTGGTGCGATCGCAGCTTTGGTAGGTAAGCGAGATTTAATCTTCTCTGACCAGTACAATCATTCCAGCCTGAAAAATGGTGCAGTTCTCAGTGGGGCAACAGTAATAGAATACCCCCACTGTGATGTCACACAACTTAAAACCCTGTTAATTCAGCAACGACAAAACTACCGTCGCTGCTTAATCTTGACTGATACTGTCTTCAGCATGGATGGGGATTTATGCCCTTTACCTACACTCTTAGATTTAGCTGACGAGTTTAGTTGTATGCTGCTAGTTGATGAAGCTCATGCAACTGGGGTGATGGGTGAAACTGGTGCTGGCTGCGTAGAATATTTTGGCTGTAGTGGTAGGCAATTAATTCAAATTGGTACTTTGAGTAAAGCACTGGGAAGTTTAGGCGGTTATGTAGCCGGAAGTGCTACCTTAATTGATTATTTGCGAAATCGCGCCCCTAGTTGGATTTACACTACTGGATTATCACCCGCAGACACAGCCGCCGCCATCGCCGCACTGAAAATAGTCCAAGCAGAACCGCAACGCCGCACTCAATTATGGCAAAACGTAAATTACTTAAAACAATTACTCACGCAGCAATTACCCCACCTGACATTACTACCATCCAACTCACCTATACTCTGTTTTCAGCTACCTAGTGCTACAACATCTCTGCAAGCTGGACAGCAACTCAAAGCAGCCGGCATTTTTGCCCCCGCTATCCGTCCGCCGACAGTCCCCACAAGTCGTATTAGAATCTCTTTAATGGCAACCCATCATGCAGCACATATAGACAAATTAGTAGCTGTGCTGAATACTCTCAACTTTTTGTAG